In the Silene latifolia isolate original U9 population chromosome 1, ASM4854445v1, whole genome shotgun sequence genome, AGCCGATTCACTATGCCTCTGACAGAGGGAACATTTATTAACCATATGGAGACCCCTACTGGCCAAGTGATCCACAGTGGCAAGCCTGTTTTGGGAAGCTAATTGCAGGAGAATTTGGTGCCTGGGTAGATAGAAGCCCCTCTGAATGGCCTGACTGCACTCAGTGACAACATACTTAGTCCTCAAAGCATTATAAGCATGCTGGATGGAAAACTTGCCTGCCACCGTACATTGCTGCAGCAAATTTTTGACTTGAAGGATACTACCTAGCTGAGCAATGCAATGACCCCTAGTCTGAATAATACCACGAAGGCATTCAGGATGGTGCTCCCAAATCTCCATCAACCAGATTGAATGGTCCTGCAAATAATATTATGACATCCAGTGCACCCATATGGATCCTTGATTCTGATCTAACTTCCAAAGCCAGCTGAGCATAGCTGCCTGATTCCAGATTGCAAGGTTTTTAATATTAAATCCACCCTCAGCCCAAGGGG is a window encoding:
- the LOC141647919 gene encoding uncharacterized protein LOC141647919 translates to MVYKSWDSICAPWAEGGFNIKNLAIWNQDHSIWLMEIWEHHPECLRGIIQTRGHCIAQLGSILQVKNLLQQCTVAGKFSIQHAYNALRTKYVVTECSQAIQRGFYLPRHQILLQLASQNRLATVDHLASRGLHMVNKCSLCQRHSESAAHLFFDCSYSAEVLQAIKKWVGINTSDSSLQQLLSWANKRKIRRHWRIQWVQNSIATTVYSIWSERNLQIFENQCRSSHALIRDIQYTVSTILFTQIQDVFHEEILDSFLASRR